One region of Gemmatimonadaceae bacterium genomic DNA includes:
- the rsmB gene encoding 16S rRNA (cytosine(967)-C(5))-methyltransferase RsmB: MTQPRGGVQFAVQGGVTEARVLAAEVCADLRNGEMLDSSFERRAASLDSRDRRWMQELVYGMLRRRAQLDAILSSRVRGGLARLDPDLIDLLRLGVDQLLYMGSVPAYAAIAQTVELVKRRHGIGASKLANAVLRRVDREREDLAVRVDGDEVDQLALEYSHPRWIVARWLDRFGRSETVTLLATNNTEPPLIARPYGIVREQLEATLEAAGVKVGDAPLVADSIELRGAAALTELGAYKQGLFFIQDPASTLVARYAAISAGVVVADLCAAPGGKSLEMTRVAGAVVASDRSQTRLQRVIANVQRLDARDLLAFVGDARHPAIRPVDVVLIDVPCTGTGTFRRHPDARWRLRPSDLAVMTNLQRAICRGAARVVKPGGLLIYSTCSLEPEENEEQVATFLKEHPDFTLEPPAAGEIPAEVLDQGFLRVLPQRHGTDGAFAARLRRAR; this comes from the coding sequence TTGACGCAGCCGCGCGGCGGGGTTCAGTTCGCGGTTCAGGGCGGCGTGACGGAAGCGCGCGTGCTCGCCGCCGAGGTGTGCGCCGACCTGCGGAACGGGGAGATGCTGGATTCGTCGTTCGAGCGTCGCGCCGCCTCGCTCGATTCGCGCGACCGGCGCTGGATGCAGGAGCTGGTGTACGGCATGCTTCGCCGTCGCGCGCAGCTCGACGCGATCCTGTCGTCGCGCGTGCGCGGCGGTCTCGCCCGGCTCGATCCGGACCTGATCGACCTGCTGCGGCTCGGCGTCGATCAGCTGTTGTACATGGGCAGCGTTCCCGCGTACGCCGCGATCGCCCAGACGGTCGAGCTGGTGAAGCGCCGGCACGGAATCGGAGCGAGCAAGCTGGCCAACGCCGTGCTGCGGCGCGTCGACCGCGAGCGCGAGGACCTCGCCGTGCGGGTGGACGGCGACGAGGTGGATCAGCTCGCGCTGGAGTACTCGCATCCGCGGTGGATCGTGGCGCGCTGGCTGGACCGGTTCGGCCGCAGCGAGACGGTCACGCTGCTCGCGACCAACAACACGGAGCCGCCGCTGATCGCGCGGCCGTACGGAATAGTCCGCGAGCAGCTGGAGGCCACGCTCGAGGCGGCGGGGGTCAAGGTCGGCGACGCGCCCCTCGTAGCGGACAGCATCGAGCTCCGCGGCGCGGCCGCGCTGACCGAGCTGGGCGCGTACAAGCAGGGACTCTTCTTCATCCAGGATCCCGCATCGACGCTGGTGGCGCGGTATGCCGCGATCTCCGCCGGCGTGGTCGTCGCCGATCTGTGCGCGGCGCCGGGGGGGAAGTCGCTCGAGATGACGCGCGTTGCCGGAGCCGTAGTCGCGAGCGATCGGTCGCAGACGCGGCTGCAGCGGGTGATCGCGAACGTCCAGCGGCTCGATGCGCGCGACTTGCTCGCGTTCGTCGGCGATGCGCGGCATCCGGCGATCAGGCCGGTGGACGTGGTGTTGATCGACGTGCCCTGCACCGGCACCGGCACGTTCCGCCGGCATCCGGACGCGAGATGGAGACTGCGGCCGTCCGATCTCGCGGTGATGACCAACCTGCAGCGCGCCATCTGCCGCGGCGCGGCCCGCGTCGTCAAGCCCGGAGGCCTGCTCATCTACAGCACCTGCTCGCTCGAGCCCGAAGAGAACGAGGAGCAGGTCGCGACGTTCCTGAAGGAGCATCCGGACTTCACGCTCGAGCCCCCCGCCGCGGGCGAGATTCCCGCCGAAGTGCTCGACCAGGGGTTTCTCCGCGTGTTGCCGCAGCGACACGGCACCGACGGCGCTTTCGCGGCGCGGCTCAGAAGGGCTCGCTAG